Genomic window (Bacteroidia bacterium):
AATTGGTATCGGTGTACTCACGTCCTTTTCGAACATTGAGCGACATGCCTACCGAGTGCAAAACAAAATCCAATTTACCACCCAGGATTTCCATGCTTTGGGTAAAAAGCTTTTCCAAATCCTCGTTAAGGGTAACATCGGCCGGAATAATTTGAGCATTGCATTGTTGGGCTAACTCATTCATGGTTCCCATGCGAAGTGCAACAGGTGCATTGGTCAAGGTAAAGGTTGCACCCTCTGAATGAGCCTTTTGCGCCACTTTCCAGGCGATGGAGTTGGAATCAAGGGCACCAAAAATGATTCCTCGCTTTCCGGATAGGATATTGTTTGCCATGCGACAAAGGTAATACCAATTTTAATTTATAAATAGTACGAAGGCTTTTATAAATTTAGATTGGTAAGTACCGAGGATACAATATGTTAGGCCAATTTTTTTAAGATAATTAATACATAAAATTGGACTAAACATAATGTCCATTCGGTATAATTTTTGTTTGGAATTAGAAAATTGAGAAAAGACGAAAAAAAATCAAAAAAAAGTTTGGTTGTAAGAAAAAAGCTACTACTTTTGCACTCCCATTAAGGAACGGTTCGGTAGTTCAGCTGGTTAGAATACATGCCTGTCACGCATGGGGTCGCGGGTTCGAGTCCCGTCCGGACCGCAAAAGCCTAATACATTCAATGTGTTAGGCTTTTTGCTTTTAATCCCTCCCCTTTTTCCTTGGATTGAATTTATTGTCCAATTTCACCTGTTTTTCTTCTTCTTCCCTACTCCACCGACCATACCCTAAAATTCCGGTAACGGAAATTTGTCCACTTCATCTGTCTCCAACCTATCTTACCCCCTCCTAAAGCTTGTTCATCCTTCCAATCAATCACCACCCGATCGTCTACAAAAAACTGAATTTTCCCACCATGTTTTACCAACCTGCATCGATGCACTTCTTTGGATCGCTTTGGGATACCTTCCCGCAACGATTGTACCTTCTTAAATCCTTTGTTCTTGCGTAAATTAGCCTTTACCCTGCCCCACTCCCTCGGATTATTCGCATAATAACTAAGGTGGTAATTGTTGATATCGCCTTGGGTATATTGCTTAAAAACTCCCGTTCTACCTGCCAACTTTTCTGAAAACAAATCTTCTCCATGAAGTCCGGTTGCTGCAAAAAACACAATGCATAACCCAGCCTCCGGATGCAAATTCTGAACCTCCCACTCTGCAATAAAATCGGCCGGGAACTCCTGTGGACACCAAAATACAAAATGCCCCGACTCACCGGGAGAATACAGTTGCAACCAAGCATCCCGTACATTCCATCTTCCCTGTCCTTCCATGCGCCATTCCTGAAGTTTGGTTGTATCCATTAAATCCAATTCATACTCCAGTTTTCCTTTCTTAATGCTTTGACCAAAACTTGCATTCAAGAAAATAGCCCAAACTAACAAAGTACAAACCGGGTAAAAAAATAAGTCTCTACCAGTCATTCCTGTTTTTTTAAATTCCATTCCAAATTAATCAGGCCTGTTTCAAAAACCTGAGTACGCACCAATTCCCAATCACTTGAAACTGAATGTGGACTAAACAATGGTATACCATCACCAATCATGCGAGGTACGATGGTTAGATGAAGGTGGTCAACCAATTGATTCTTTATCAACAAACTATTCAATTCTCCGCCTCCAACCAACCAAATATCCTTTTCATTTTTTGTTTTAACCGACTTAATTAAATCTACAATTTCAGAACCAATTAAGGTAGTTTGAGGGGTAGAAATCGGATAATTTGAGTTGGAACTAACTACATATGTTTGGTAGGATTCATATGGCCATTCAATGCCAAATTTCAGCAGTTCTTCATACGTTTTCCTGCCCATTACCAGGGTATCTATTCTTTCCAAAAGTGCCTGGTAACCATAATCTCCAACTTTCGGATTCGGAATCGAAGTTAACCAATCCAAACTGCCATCCTTTCTGGCAATATATCCATCCAAACTTTTGGCTATATACAAAATTACTTTTCCCATAGTATGCAATCTTAATCTACGAATTATCCTTGGTTACTTTTTTTTGCAATGTCAATATACAAGCTAAAAAAACCGAAACGTACATCAACGGACTCAAGCTATGCATATACCTCGGGAAGCCTAAGGTATGCAAAAAGCCAACGCTGAGGTAGTACAAGAGTATGGCCCCAAAAATAGAACTTCCCCACCAGGGCAATTGGCCTTTCCAAACTGCCAATCCAAGGTAAATCAATGAAATCAAAAACAACACTTGCAAAGGAATACATATAAGCAAAAAGAAGGCATCCATCACCCAAGGCCTATTCAATACAACCAATTGTCCTGGCTTATACCCCATGTTTTGAAGCAAAATCTCCTGCTCCACCCGACTCGACTCAAACGATTGTTCGTATTTTAAATGAAACGGAAAACCCAAAAAATTTTGATAGGTAATAAGCATGGCATATACATTTTCCCTTACCATCTTTTTGGCCAAAGACCAAGGCCTCTGAACTACCAATTTAGTGGCCCAACCATAAAAGTAATTATTATACGCCGAATCACTTTTGGCAGCAAGCTCTTTCGACGAAATACTTTCCATTTTCCCTTGCGACAACCTGGCGCATTTCGAATTAAAATAAGCGTACAAATCCTTACCCGATAACTCGTACTGTAGTTTATCCAAGTTATATCCCAAAGCCTTGTAATAAGCACTTCCGCCTCCTTTCTCCTGTAAAACCAGGTGCATATCACGTTTAAAAAAAGTGGTATCAAAATCAGCTTCAACCCAATTCCCTTGTTCTACCAGGTCTAAAACAGAAGTAACCTGACTATACACCAATTGCCTCATTGCAAAAGAACGACCAACAGTATCAAATTTTCTACTCAAATAAATCTCAGGGTAAACCACTAAGACACTGACTATCAATGACAAAACAAAAAAAACTATTCGGTACCACCCCAAGCGCTTCTCCTTCCAAATTTCCCTGGCCAACACCAGGCCTATACAGCCGAATGAAAGCATAAACCTTGGATGTAACAAAGCAAGTAACACAAGAAAAATAATTAATAACCAGGCTATTAACCATTTCAATCCGGGCGATTCTGCCAAATCGTATTTCAGCAATCCTGAAATTAAAACCAGTAAACTAGCCATTCCCAATCCTTCCGGCCTTAGGCAATGTTCATAAAGATAAATATTTCCATCCCAGGCCATCAAAAGTATCAACAACAGCAGCATGGTTCTTGCAATTGGCAGCAATCCCTTATCCAGCTTGGTTTCTAACCATTCGTCCATGCTGTGGTAAAACAGAACTAAACTTCCCAATGCAATGGTCATTTGAACCAAAGCTACCACAAATAAATTCTTAAAAATGGTCCAGATTCCTAATAAAAACAAGGGATACACATAGGATCGACCGTAAACA
Coding sequences:
- a CDS encoding YesU family protein, with amino-acid sequence MEFKKTGMTGRDLFFYPVCTLLVWAIFLNASFGQSIKKGKLEYELDLMDTTKLQEWRMEGQGRWNVRDAWLQLYSPGESGHFVFWCPQEFPADFIAEWEVQNLHPEAGLCIVFFAATGLHGEDLFSEKLAGRTGVFKQYTQGDINNYHLSYYANNPREWGRVKANLRKNKGFKKVQSLREGIPKRSKEVHRCRLVKHGGKIQFFVDDRVVIDWKDEQALGGGKIGWRQMKWTNFRYRNFRVWSVE
- a CDS encoding dihydrofolate reductase family protein, with translation MGKVILYIAKSLDGYIARKDGSLDWLTSIPNPKVGDYGYQALLERIDTLVMGRKTYEELLKFGIEWPYESYQTYVVSSNSNYPISTPQTTLIGSEIVDLIKSVKTKNEKDIWLVGGGELNSLLIKNQLVDHLHLTIVPRMIGDGIPLFSPHSVSSDWELVRTQVFETGLINLEWNLKKQE